One Ornithorhynchus anatinus isolate Pmale09 chromosome 2, mOrnAna1.pri.v4, whole genome shotgun sequence DNA segment encodes these proteins:
- the ZBTB2 gene encoding zinc finger and BTB domain-containing protein 2 — translation MDLANHGLILLQQLNAQREFGFLCDCTVAIGDVYFKAHKSVLASFSNYFKMLFVHQTSECVRLKPSDIQPDIFSYLLHLMYTGKMAPQLIDPVRLEQGIKFLHAYPLIQEASLASQGAFSHPEQVFPLASSLYGIQIADHQVRQAAKVTSAADKLGREPRPHTSRMNQEQVPEGAPLSQLTPAVTQANRTNATPSEPLQPSLSPELVSTPVPPPPPGEETNMEASSSDEQPAALTIAHVKPSIMKRNGSFPKYYACHLCGRRFTLRSSLREHLQIHTGVPFPASQQGEGSVSLSLCSSVAELAKDAMEVPEAGMTSDSELQHISDSPIIDGQQQSETPPPSDIADIDNLEQADQEREVKRRKYECTICGRKFIQKSHWREHMYIHTGKPFKCSTCDKSFCRANQAARHVCLNQSIDTYTMVDKQTLELCTFEEGSQMDNMLVQTNKPYKCNLCDKTFSTPNEVVKHSCQNQNSDVFALDEGRSILLGGGDSEMTEPDHSVLASIKKEQETVLLD, via the exons ATGGATTTGGCCAACCATGGACTTATTCTGCTGCAACAGTTAAACGCTCAGAGGGAATTTGGTTTCCTGTGTGACTGCACAGTTGCTATTGGTGATGTTTACTTCAAggcccacaaatctgtccttgcTTCGTTCTCCAATTACTTTAAGATGCTATTTGTCCATCAGACCAG TGAATGTGTCCGCTTGAAGCCGTCGGACATCCAGCCCGATATCTTCAGCTATCTCTTGCATTTGATGTACACGGGGAAGATGGCACCCCAGCTAATCGACCCAGTCCGATTAGAACAGGGAATCAAGTTTCTGCACGCCTATCCTCTCATCCAGGAAGCCAGCCTCGCCAGCCAGGGAGCCTTCTCCCATCCGGAGCAAGTTTTCCCCTTGGCCTCGTCTTTGTACGGCATTCAGATTGCAGATCACCAGGTAAGACAAGCCGCTAAGGTTACCTCGGCCGCCGACAAGCTCGGGCGAGAGCCAAGGCCGCACACGTCCAGGATGAACCAAGAACAGGTGCCCGAAGGGGCCCCGCTCTCTCAGTTAACGCCAGCCGTCACCCAAGCGAATCGGACTAACGCCACCCCCTCGGAACCCTTGCAGCCCTCGCTGTCCCCCGAACTCGTCTCTACTCccgtcccgccgccccctccggggGAGGAGACGAACATGGAAGCCTCCTCCTCGGACGAGCAACCGGCAGCCCTCACGATAGCCCACGTCAAGCCGAGCATCATGAAAAGGAACGGCAGCTTCCCAAAGTACTACGCCTGCCACCTGTGCGGGCGGAGGTTCACCTTGCGGAGTAGCTTGCGGGAGCATCTCCAGATTCACACCGGGGTCCCTTTCCCGGCAAGCCAACAGGGAGAGGGTAGCGTGTCCCTCTCTCTGTGTAGCAGCGTGGCCGAACTAGCGAAAGATGCCATGGAAGTGCCTGAGGCGGGGATGACGAGCGACAGCGAGCTGCAGCATATCTCCGACTCCCCCATAATCGACGGGCAGCAGCAGTCGGAAACCCCACCCCCTTCGGACATCGCGGACATCGACAACTTGGAGCAGGCGGACCAAGAGCGGGAGGTTAAGAGGCGGAAATATGAGTGCACCATCTGCGGACGCAAATTTATTCAGAAAAGCCACTGGAGGGAGCACATGTACATACACACCGGCAAGCCTTTCAAATGCAGCACGTGCGATAAAAGCTTCTGCAGGGCCAACCAGGCAGCCAGACACGTCTGCCTAAACCAGAGCATAGACACGTACACCATGGTGGACAAACAGACGCTGGAGCTTTGCACCTTTGAGGAAGGGAGCCAGATGGACAACATGTTGGTACAGACCAACAAACCCTACAAATGCAACTTGTGCGACAAAACGTTTTCTACTCCCAACGAGGTGGTCAAACACTCGTGCCAAAATCAGAACTCTGACGTGTTTGCTCTAGACGAGGGGAGGTCCATCCTCCTGGGCGGCGGGGACTCGGAAATGACAGAGCCGGATCACTCAGTGTTAGCCTCCATCAAAAAGGAGCAAGAAACAGTGTTATTAGATTGA